In Spodoptera frugiperda isolate SF20-4 chromosome 28, AGI-APGP_CSIRO_Sfru_2.0, whole genome shotgun sequence, one genomic interval encodes:
- the LOC118282114 gene encoding disks large 1 tumor suppressor protein isoform X4, protein MPVRKQEAHRALELLEDYHSKLVKPQDRQLRLAIERVIRIFKSRLFQALLDIQEFYELTLLDDTKSVQQKTAETIRIANKWEADNVRREIAHTEESDYRSVSNAFLQENHRKSESRNATPDSTKAYSVVLPTGEIEEKKAHVTSPEMKQPLQVNGIEGGGTDRTQGDDGYLYMTVVLSRAGGAGLGFSIAGGSDNPHVADDPHIYVTKLIPGGAAAASQLQINDAILQVNDTNVDNVTHAEAVDALKKAGNTVRLKIRRRATEDTSNVLQVTKPEESVEIELVKGGSGLGFSIAGGLGNQHIPGDNGIYVTKIMAGGAAHRDGRLRVGDKLLMVKNTSHGDVNLDNVTHEDAVAALKATGERVLLVLVPGPRHGQPSPRTSRANTPSSTANSLRREDVTDSNEESRVVELEKGPQGLGFNIVGGEDGHGIYVSFLLAGGPAERSGQLRRGDRLLAVNDVDITHATHEQAAKALKSTGQNVKLTVVYRPQEYNKFEARINELKQHHTLLRTSQKRSLYVRALFDYDPIRDDGLPSRGLPFRYGDILHVTNASDDEWWQARRLDKTDSDAIGIIPSKRRWERKQRARDRQVKFQGQGTPVSTSQSTLERKKKTLSFSRKFPFMKSREDGKSEDGSDQEPFMLCYTQEDANADGQDETVLSYETVQQLTISYTRPVIILGPLKDRINDDLISEFPEKFGSCVPHTTRPRRDYEVDGRDYHFVASREQMERDIQNHLFIEAGQYNDNLYGTSVASVREVAEKGKHCILDVSGNAIKRLQVAQLYPIAIFIKPKSIESIMEMNKRMTEEQAKKTYERALKMEQEFAEYFTAVVTGDTPEEIYAKVKAVITAESGPAVWVPRREPL, encoded by the exons AGGCCCATCGAGCATTAGAACTGCTGGAAGACTACCACAGCAAACTGGTGAAGCCGCAAGACCGACAACTTCGCCTTGCCATCGAGAGAGTTATTAGGATATTTAAATCACGTCTGTTTCAAGCTTTACTTG ATATTCAAGAGTTCTACGAGCTCACACTTCTCGATGACACCAAGTCAGTTCAGCAAAAGACTGCGGAAACGATACGTATCGCGAACAAATGGGAAGCTGACAACGTTCGACGCGAA aTTGCACACACAGAAGAGAGTGACTACCGTAGTGTATCCAATGCATTCCTGCAAGAGAACCACAGAAAATCCGAATCCCGAAATGCTACGCCAGATTCGACGAAG GCTTATTCTGTCGTTCTACCGACTGGAGAAATCGAGGAAAAAAAG GCTCACGTCACATCACCAGAAATGAAGCAG CCTTTGCAGGTAAATGGCATAGAAGGTGGTGGCACAGACCGCACGCAAGGTGACGATGGGTACTTATACATGACGGTGGTACTCTCGCGTGCGGGGGGCGCGGGGCTTGGCTTCAGCATCGCAGGAGGGTCAGACAACCCTCATGTGGCTGATGACCCACACATCTATGTCACAAAACTCATTCCTGGGGGGGCAGCTGCTGCCAGTCAGCTGCAGATCAATGATGCAATATTACAG GTGAATGATACGAACGTCGATAATGTTACGCACGCTGAAGCAGTGGATGCATTGAAAAAGGCTGGCAATACTGTGAGACTg AAAATACGACGTCGCGCGACAGAAGATACTTCTAATGTTTTACAAGTTACGAAGCCCGAGGAATCCGTAGAGATCGAGCTGGTGAAAGGCGGCTCAGGTCTCGGGTTCAGTATAGCGGGGGGTCTCGGCAATCAACATATCCCAGGCGACAATGGAATCTACGTGACCAAGATAATGGCCGGTGGTGCTGCTCATAGAGACGGCCGTTTGAGGGTCGGTGATAAACTGCTAATGGTCAAGAATACTTCG CACGGCGACGTGAACCTAGACAACGTGACGCACGAGGACGCGGTGGCGGCGCTGAAGGCCACGGGCGAGCGGGTGCTGCTGGTGCTGGTGCCGGGCCCGCGCCACGGACAGCCCTCGCCGCGCACCTCGCGCGCCAACACGC CGTCAAGCACAGCAAATTCGCTGCGACGTGAAGACGTGACGGACAGCAATGAGGAGTCGAGGGTTGTGGAGTTGGAGAAGGGTCCGCAAGGGTTAGGGTTCAACATAGTAGGGGGCGAGGACGGACATGGCATTTATGTGTCGTTCCTGCTGGCGGGGGGCCCGGCCGAGCGCTCGGGACAGCTCCGCCGCGGCGACAGACTGCTCGCTGTCAATGACGTCGACATTACTCACGCTACGCACGAACAAGCCGCTAAAGCTTTGAAG AGTACGGGACAGAATGTAAAACTAACAGTGGTGTATAGGCCTCAGGAGTACAACAAGTTTGAAGCGCGCATTAATGAACTGAAACAACATCATACGCTACTGAGAACGTCTCAAAAACGATCCCTCTATGTTAG AGCACTGTTCGACTACGATCCGATCAGGGACGACGGTTTGCCGTCGAGAGGTCTACCGTTCAGGTACGGCGACATCTTACACGTGACCAACGCTTCGGACGACGAGTGGTGGCAAGCCAG GCGGCTAGACAAGACAGATTCTGACGCGATCGGTATCATCCCATCGAAGCGACGGTGGGAGCGCAAGCAGAGAGCTCGGGATCGCCAGGTCAAGTTCCAGGGACAAGGCACACCAGTTAGCACT AGCCAATCAACGCTCGAAAGGAAAAAGAAAACGTTGTCGTTCAGCAGAAAGTTCCCATTCATGAAGAGTCGAGAGGACGGCAAATCTGAAGACGGTTCAGACCAAGAAC CTTTCATGCTTTGTTACACGCAGGAGGACGCTAACGCGGACG GTCAAGATGAAACGGTGCTATCGTATGAGACCGTACAACAGTTGACTATAAGTTACACGCGGCCCGTCATTATCCTGGGCCCACTCAAGGACAGAATAAACGACGATCTTATATCTGAGTTCCCTGAGAAATTCGGCAGCTGTGTGCCTC ATACGACCCGCCCTCGACGCGACTACGAGGTGGACGGTCGCGACTACCACTTCGTAGCGAGCCGCGAGCAGATGGAGCGCGACATACAGAACCACTTGTTCATCGAGGCCGGCCAGTACAACGACAACCTGTACGGCACCTCCGTCGCGTCCGTCAGAGAAGTCGCTGAAAAg GGTAAACATTGCATTTTGGATGTAAGCGGCAATGCAATCAAGAGATTACAAGTGGCGCAGTTgtaccctattgccatatttatAAAACCAAAGAGCATAGAGTCTATAAT GGAAATGAATAAACGAATGACTGAAGAACAAGCGAAGAAGACATACGAACGTGCGCTAAAGATGGAACAGGAATTCGCTGAATATTTCACTG CGGTAGTGACGGGCGACACGCCGGAGGAGATCTACGCGAAGGTGAAGGCGGTGATCACGGCGGAGAGCGGGCCCGCCGTGTGGGTGCCGCGTCGCGAGCCGCTGTGA
- the LOC118282114 gene encoding disks large 1 tumor suppressor protein isoform X1, whose product MPVRKQEAHRALELLEDYHSKLVKPQDRQLRLAIERVIRIFKSRLFQALLDIQEFYELTLLDDTKSVQQKTAETIRIANKWEADNVRREIAHTEESDYRSVSNAFLQENHRKSESRNATPDSTKAYSVVLPTGEIEEKKAHVTSPEMKQPLQVNGIEGGGTDRTQGDDGYLYMTVVLSRAGGAGLGFSIAGGSDNPHVADDPHIYVTKLIPGGAAAASQLQINDAILQVNDTNVDNVTHAEAVDALKKAGNTVRLKIRRRATEDTSNVLQVTKPEESVEIELVKGGSGLGFSIAGGLGNQHIPGDNGIYVTKIMAGGAAHRDGRLRVGDKLLMVKNTSHGDVNLDNVTHEDAVAALKATGERVLLVLVPGPRHGQPSPRTSRANTPTRMTIENTETASSTANSLRREDVTDSNEESRVVELEKGPQGLGFNIVGGEDGHGIYVSFLLAGGPAERSGQLRRGDRLLAVNDVDITHATHEQAAKALKSTGQNVKLTVVYRPQEYNKFEARINELKQHHTLLRTSQKRSLYVRALFDYDPIRDDGLPSRGLPFRYGDILHVTNASDDEWWQARRLDKTDSDAIGIIPSKRRWERKQRARDRQVKFQGQGTPVSTSQSTLERKKKTLSFSRKFPFMKSREDGKSEDGSDQEPFMLCYTQEDANADGEILYRVELPMMEEITLIYLEDESQDETVLSYETVQQLTISYTRPVIILGPLKDRINDDLISEFPEKFGSCVPHTTRPRRDYEVDGRDYHFVASREQMERDIQNHLFIEAGQYNDNLYGTSVASVREVAEKGKHCILDVSGNAIKRLQVAQLYPIAIFIKPKSIESIMEMNKRMTEEQAKKTYERALKMEQEFAEYFTAVVTGDTPEEIYAKVKAVITAESGPAVWVPRREPL is encoded by the exons AGGCCCATCGAGCATTAGAACTGCTGGAAGACTACCACAGCAAACTGGTGAAGCCGCAAGACCGACAACTTCGCCTTGCCATCGAGAGAGTTATTAGGATATTTAAATCACGTCTGTTTCAAGCTTTACTTG ATATTCAAGAGTTCTACGAGCTCACACTTCTCGATGACACCAAGTCAGTTCAGCAAAAGACTGCGGAAACGATACGTATCGCGAACAAATGGGAAGCTGACAACGTTCGACGCGAA aTTGCACACACAGAAGAGAGTGACTACCGTAGTGTATCCAATGCATTCCTGCAAGAGAACCACAGAAAATCCGAATCCCGAAATGCTACGCCAGATTCGACGAAG GCTTATTCTGTCGTTCTACCGACTGGAGAAATCGAGGAAAAAAAG GCTCACGTCACATCACCAGAAATGAAGCAG CCTTTGCAGGTAAATGGCATAGAAGGTGGTGGCACAGACCGCACGCAAGGTGACGATGGGTACTTATACATGACGGTGGTACTCTCGCGTGCGGGGGGCGCGGGGCTTGGCTTCAGCATCGCAGGAGGGTCAGACAACCCTCATGTGGCTGATGACCCACACATCTATGTCACAAAACTCATTCCTGGGGGGGCAGCTGCTGCCAGTCAGCTGCAGATCAATGATGCAATATTACAG GTGAATGATACGAACGTCGATAATGTTACGCACGCTGAAGCAGTGGATGCATTGAAAAAGGCTGGCAATACTGTGAGACTg AAAATACGACGTCGCGCGACAGAAGATACTTCTAATGTTTTACAAGTTACGAAGCCCGAGGAATCCGTAGAGATCGAGCTGGTGAAAGGCGGCTCAGGTCTCGGGTTCAGTATAGCGGGGGGTCTCGGCAATCAACATATCCCAGGCGACAATGGAATCTACGTGACCAAGATAATGGCCGGTGGTGCTGCTCATAGAGACGGCCGTTTGAGGGTCGGTGATAAACTGCTAATGGTCAAGAATACTTCG CACGGCGACGTGAACCTAGACAACGTGACGCACGAGGACGCGGTGGCGGCGCTGAAGGCCACGGGCGAGCGGGTGCTGCTGGTGCTGGTGCCGGGCCCGCGCCACGGACAGCCCTCGCCGCGCACCTCGCGCGCCAACACGC CCACGAGAATGACAATTGAAAATACTGAAACAGCGTCAAGCACAGCAAATTCGCTGCGACGTGAAGACGTGACGGACAGCAATGAGGAGTCGAGGGTTGTGGAGTTGGAGAAGGGTCCGCAAGGGTTAGGGTTCAACATAGTAGGGGGCGAGGACGGACATGGCATTTATGTGTCGTTCCTGCTGGCGGGGGGCCCGGCCGAGCGCTCGGGACAGCTCCGCCGCGGCGACAGACTGCTCGCTGTCAATGACGTCGACATTACTCACGCTACGCACGAACAAGCCGCTAAAGCTTTGAAG AGTACGGGACAGAATGTAAAACTAACAGTGGTGTATAGGCCTCAGGAGTACAACAAGTTTGAAGCGCGCATTAATGAACTGAAACAACATCATACGCTACTGAGAACGTCTCAAAAACGATCCCTCTATGTTAG AGCACTGTTCGACTACGATCCGATCAGGGACGACGGTTTGCCGTCGAGAGGTCTACCGTTCAGGTACGGCGACATCTTACACGTGACCAACGCTTCGGACGACGAGTGGTGGCAAGCCAG GCGGCTAGACAAGACAGATTCTGACGCGATCGGTATCATCCCATCGAAGCGACGGTGGGAGCGCAAGCAGAGAGCTCGGGATCGCCAGGTCAAGTTCCAGGGACAAGGCACACCAGTTAGCACT AGCCAATCAACGCTCGAAAGGAAAAAGAAAACGTTGTCGTTCAGCAGAAAGTTCCCATTCATGAAGAGTCGAGAGGACGGCAAATCTGAAGACGGTTCAGACCAAGAAC CTTTCATGCTTTGTTACACGCAGGAGGACGCTAACGCGGACG GGGAAATCTTGTACCGAGTGGAACTTCCCATGATGGAGGAGATAACGCTCATTTATCTCGAGGACGAGA GTCAAGATGAAACGGTGCTATCGTATGAGACCGTACAACAGTTGACTATAAGTTACACGCGGCCCGTCATTATCCTGGGCCCACTCAAGGACAGAATAAACGACGATCTTATATCTGAGTTCCCTGAGAAATTCGGCAGCTGTGTGCCTC ATACGACCCGCCCTCGACGCGACTACGAGGTGGACGGTCGCGACTACCACTTCGTAGCGAGCCGCGAGCAGATGGAGCGCGACATACAGAACCACTTGTTCATCGAGGCCGGCCAGTACAACGACAACCTGTACGGCACCTCCGTCGCGTCCGTCAGAGAAGTCGCTGAAAAg GGTAAACATTGCATTTTGGATGTAAGCGGCAATGCAATCAAGAGATTACAAGTGGCGCAGTTgtaccctattgccatatttatAAAACCAAAGAGCATAGAGTCTATAAT GGAAATGAATAAACGAATGACTGAAGAACAAGCGAAGAAGACATACGAACGTGCGCTAAAGATGGAACAGGAATTCGCTGAATATTTCACTG CGGTAGTGACGGGCGACACGCCGGAGGAGATCTACGCGAAGGTGAAGGCGGTGATCACGGCGGAGAGCGGGCCCGCCGTGTGGGTGCCGCGTCGCGAGCCGCTGTGA
- the LOC118282114 gene encoding disks large 1 tumor suppressor protein isoform X2, which produces MPVRKQEAHRALELLEDYHSKLVKPQDRQLRLAIERVIRIFKSRLFQALLDIQEFYELTLLDDTKSVQQKTAETIRIANKWEADNVRREIAHTEESDYRSVSNAFLQENHRKSESRNATPDSTKAYSVVLPTGEIEEKKAHVTSPEMKQPLQVNGIEGGGTDRTQGDDGYLYMTVVLSRAGGAGLGFSIAGGSDNPHVADDPHIYVTKLIPGGAAAASQLQINDAILQVNDTNVDNVTHAEAVDALKKAGNTVRLKIRRRATEDTSNVLQVTKPEESVEIELVKGGSGLGFSIAGGLGNQHIPGDNGIYVTKIMAGGAAHRDGRLRVGDKLLMVKNTSHGDVNLDNVTHEDAVAALKATGERVLLVLVPGPRHGQPSPRTSRANTPSSTANSLRREDVTDSNEESRVVELEKGPQGLGFNIVGGEDGHGIYVSFLLAGGPAERSGQLRRGDRLLAVNDVDITHATHEQAAKALKSTGQNVKLTVVYRPQEYNKFEARINELKQHHTLLRTSQKRSLYVRALFDYDPIRDDGLPSRGLPFRYGDILHVTNASDDEWWQARRLDKTDSDAIGIIPSKRRWERKQRARDRQVKFQGQGTPVSTSQSTLERKKKTLSFSRKFPFMKSREDGKSEDGSDQEPFMLCYTQEDANADGEILYRVELPMMEEITLIYLEDESQDETVLSYETVQQLTISYTRPVIILGPLKDRINDDLISEFPEKFGSCVPHTTRPRRDYEVDGRDYHFVASREQMERDIQNHLFIEAGQYNDNLYGTSVASVREVAEKGKHCILDVSGNAIKRLQVAQLYPIAIFIKPKSIESIMEMNKRMTEEQAKKTYERALKMEQEFAEYFTAVVTGDTPEEIYAKVKAVITAESGPAVWVPRREPL; this is translated from the exons AGGCCCATCGAGCATTAGAACTGCTGGAAGACTACCACAGCAAACTGGTGAAGCCGCAAGACCGACAACTTCGCCTTGCCATCGAGAGAGTTATTAGGATATTTAAATCACGTCTGTTTCAAGCTTTACTTG ATATTCAAGAGTTCTACGAGCTCACACTTCTCGATGACACCAAGTCAGTTCAGCAAAAGACTGCGGAAACGATACGTATCGCGAACAAATGGGAAGCTGACAACGTTCGACGCGAA aTTGCACACACAGAAGAGAGTGACTACCGTAGTGTATCCAATGCATTCCTGCAAGAGAACCACAGAAAATCCGAATCCCGAAATGCTACGCCAGATTCGACGAAG GCTTATTCTGTCGTTCTACCGACTGGAGAAATCGAGGAAAAAAAG GCTCACGTCACATCACCAGAAATGAAGCAG CCTTTGCAGGTAAATGGCATAGAAGGTGGTGGCACAGACCGCACGCAAGGTGACGATGGGTACTTATACATGACGGTGGTACTCTCGCGTGCGGGGGGCGCGGGGCTTGGCTTCAGCATCGCAGGAGGGTCAGACAACCCTCATGTGGCTGATGACCCACACATCTATGTCACAAAACTCATTCCTGGGGGGGCAGCTGCTGCCAGTCAGCTGCAGATCAATGATGCAATATTACAG GTGAATGATACGAACGTCGATAATGTTACGCACGCTGAAGCAGTGGATGCATTGAAAAAGGCTGGCAATACTGTGAGACTg AAAATACGACGTCGCGCGACAGAAGATACTTCTAATGTTTTACAAGTTACGAAGCCCGAGGAATCCGTAGAGATCGAGCTGGTGAAAGGCGGCTCAGGTCTCGGGTTCAGTATAGCGGGGGGTCTCGGCAATCAACATATCCCAGGCGACAATGGAATCTACGTGACCAAGATAATGGCCGGTGGTGCTGCTCATAGAGACGGCCGTTTGAGGGTCGGTGATAAACTGCTAATGGTCAAGAATACTTCG CACGGCGACGTGAACCTAGACAACGTGACGCACGAGGACGCGGTGGCGGCGCTGAAGGCCACGGGCGAGCGGGTGCTGCTGGTGCTGGTGCCGGGCCCGCGCCACGGACAGCCCTCGCCGCGCACCTCGCGCGCCAACACGC CGTCAAGCACAGCAAATTCGCTGCGACGTGAAGACGTGACGGACAGCAATGAGGAGTCGAGGGTTGTGGAGTTGGAGAAGGGTCCGCAAGGGTTAGGGTTCAACATAGTAGGGGGCGAGGACGGACATGGCATTTATGTGTCGTTCCTGCTGGCGGGGGGCCCGGCCGAGCGCTCGGGACAGCTCCGCCGCGGCGACAGACTGCTCGCTGTCAATGACGTCGACATTACTCACGCTACGCACGAACAAGCCGCTAAAGCTTTGAAG AGTACGGGACAGAATGTAAAACTAACAGTGGTGTATAGGCCTCAGGAGTACAACAAGTTTGAAGCGCGCATTAATGAACTGAAACAACATCATACGCTACTGAGAACGTCTCAAAAACGATCCCTCTATGTTAG AGCACTGTTCGACTACGATCCGATCAGGGACGACGGTTTGCCGTCGAGAGGTCTACCGTTCAGGTACGGCGACATCTTACACGTGACCAACGCTTCGGACGACGAGTGGTGGCAAGCCAG GCGGCTAGACAAGACAGATTCTGACGCGATCGGTATCATCCCATCGAAGCGACGGTGGGAGCGCAAGCAGAGAGCTCGGGATCGCCAGGTCAAGTTCCAGGGACAAGGCACACCAGTTAGCACT AGCCAATCAACGCTCGAAAGGAAAAAGAAAACGTTGTCGTTCAGCAGAAAGTTCCCATTCATGAAGAGTCGAGAGGACGGCAAATCTGAAGACGGTTCAGACCAAGAAC CTTTCATGCTTTGTTACACGCAGGAGGACGCTAACGCGGACG GGGAAATCTTGTACCGAGTGGAACTTCCCATGATGGAGGAGATAACGCTCATTTATCTCGAGGACGAGA GTCAAGATGAAACGGTGCTATCGTATGAGACCGTACAACAGTTGACTATAAGTTACACGCGGCCCGTCATTATCCTGGGCCCACTCAAGGACAGAATAAACGACGATCTTATATCTGAGTTCCCTGAGAAATTCGGCAGCTGTGTGCCTC ATACGACCCGCCCTCGACGCGACTACGAGGTGGACGGTCGCGACTACCACTTCGTAGCGAGCCGCGAGCAGATGGAGCGCGACATACAGAACCACTTGTTCATCGAGGCCGGCCAGTACAACGACAACCTGTACGGCACCTCCGTCGCGTCCGTCAGAGAAGTCGCTGAAAAg GGTAAACATTGCATTTTGGATGTAAGCGGCAATGCAATCAAGAGATTACAAGTGGCGCAGTTgtaccctattgccatatttatAAAACCAAAGAGCATAGAGTCTATAAT GGAAATGAATAAACGAATGACTGAAGAACAAGCGAAGAAGACATACGAACGTGCGCTAAAGATGGAACAGGAATTCGCTGAATATTTCACTG CGGTAGTGACGGGCGACACGCCGGAGGAGATCTACGCGAAGGTGAAGGCGGTGATCACGGCGGAGAGCGGGCCCGCCGTGTGGGTGCCGCGTCGCGAGCCGCTGTGA
- the LOC118282114 gene encoding disks large 1 tumor suppressor protein isoform X5: MPVRKQEAHRALELLEDYHSKLVKPQDRQLRLAIERVIRIFKSRLFQALLDIQEFYELTLLDDTKSVQQKTAETIRIANKWEADNVRREIAHTEESDYRSVSNAFLQENHRKSESRNATPDSTKAYSVVLPTGEIEEKKAHVTSPEMKQPLQVNGIEGGGTDRTQGDDGYLYMTVVLSRAGGAGLGFSIAGGSDNPHVADDPHIYVTKLIPGGAAAASQLQINDAILQVNDTNVDNVTHAEAVDALKKAGNTVRLKIRRRATEDTSNVLQVTKPEESVEIELVKGGSGLGFSIAGGLGNQHIPGDNGIYVTKIMAGGAAHRDGRLRVGDKLLMVKNTSHGDVNLDNVTHEDAVAALKATGERVLLVLVPGPRHGQPSPRTSRANTPTRMTIENTETASSTANSLRREDVTDSNEESRVVELEKGPQGLGFNIVGGEDGHGIYVSFLLAGGPAERSGQLRRGDRLLAVNDVDITHATHEQAAKALKSTGQNVKLTVVYRPQEYNKFEARINELKQHHTLLRTSQKRSLYVRALFDYDPIRDDGLPSRGLPFRYGDILHVTNASDDEWWQARRLDKTDSDAIGIIPSKRRWERKQRARDRQVKFQGQGTPVSTSQSTLERKKKTLSFSRKFPFMKSREDGKSEDGSDQERQDETVLSYETVQQLTISYTRPVIILGPLKDRINDDLISEFPEKFGSCVPHTTRPRRDYEVDGRDYHFVASREQMERDIQNHLFIEAGQYNDNLYGTSVASVREVAEKGKHCILDVSGNAIKRLQVAQLYPIAIFIKPKSIESIMEMNKRMTEEQAKKTYERALKMEQEFAEYFTAVVTGDTPEEIYAKVKAVITAESGPAVWVPRREPL, translated from the exons AGGCCCATCGAGCATTAGAACTGCTGGAAGACTACCACAGCAAACTGGTGAAGCCGCAAGACCGACAACTTCGCCTTGCCATCGAGAGAGTTATTAGGATATTTAAATCACGTCTGTTTCAAGCTTTACTTG ATATTCAAGAGTTCTACGAGCTCACACTTCTCGATGACACCAAGTCAGTTCAGCAAAAGACTGCGGAAACGATACGTATCGCGAACAAATGGGAAGCTGACAACGTTCGACGCGAA aTTGCACACACAGAAGAGAGTGACTACCGTAGTGTATCCAATGCATTCCTGCAAGAGAACCACAGAAAATCCGAATCCCGAAATGCTACGCCAGATTCGACGAAG GCTTATTCTGTCGTTCTACCGACTGGAGAAATCGAGGAAAAAAAG GCTCACGTCACATCACCAGAAATGAAGCAG CCTTTGCAGGTAAATGGCATAGAAGGTGGTGGCACAGACCGCACGCAAGGTGACGATGGGTACTTATACATGACGGTGGTACTCTCGCGTGCGGGGGGCGCGGGGCTTGGCTTCAGCATCGCAGGAGGGTCAGACAACCCTCATGTGGCTGATGACCCACACATCTATGTCACAAAACTCATTCCTGGGGGGGCAGCTGCTGCCAGTCAGCTGCAGATCAATGATGCAATATTACAG GTGAATGATACGAACGTCGATAATGTTACGCACGCTGAAGCAGTGGATGCATTGAAAAAGGCTGGCAATACTGTGAGACTg AAAATACGACGTCGCGCGACAGAAGATACTTCTAATGTTTTACAAGTTACGAAGCCCGAGGAATCCGTAGAGATCGAGCTGGTGAAAGGCGGCTCAGGTCTCGGGTTCAGTATAGCGGGGGGTCTCGGCAATCAACATATCCCAGGCGACAATGGAATCTACGTGACCAAGATAATGGCCGGTGGTGCTGCTCATAGAGACGGCCGTTTGAGGGTCGGTGATAAACTGCTAATGGTCAAGAATACTTCG CACGGCGACGTGAACCTAGACAACGTGACGCACGAGGACGCGGTGGCGGCGCTGAAGGCCACGGGCGAGCGGGTGCTGCTGGTGCTGGTGCCGGGCCCGCGCCACGGACAGCCCTCGCCGCGCACCTCGCGCGCCAACACGC CCACGAGAATGACAATTGAAAATACTGAAACAGCGTCAAGCACAGCAAATTCGCTGCGACGTGAAGACGTGACGGACAGCAATGAGGAGTCGAGGGTTGTGGAGTTGGAGAAGGGTCCGCAAGGGTTAGGGTTCAACATAGTAGGGGGCGAGGACGGACATGGCATTTATGTGTCGTTCCTGCTGGCGGGGGGCCCGGCCGAGCGCTCGGGACAGCTCCGCCGCGGCGACAGACTGCTCGCTGTCAATGACGTCGACATTACTCACGCTACGCACGAACAAGCCGCTAAAGCTTTGAAG AGTACGGGACAGAATGTAAAACTAACAGTGGTGTATAGGCCTCAGGAGTACAACAAGTTTGAAGCGCGCATTAATGAACTGAAACAACATCATACGCTACTGAGAACGTCTCAAAAACGATCCCTCTATGTTAG AGCACTGTTCGACTACGATCCGATCAGGGACGACGGTTTGCCGTCGAGAGGTCTACCGTTCAGGTACGGCGACATCTTACACGTGACCAACGCTTCGGACGACGAGTGGTGGCAAGCCAG GCGGCTAGACAAGACAGATTCTGACGCGATCGGTATCATCCCATCGAAGCGACGGTGGGAGCGCAAGCAGAGAGCTCGGGATCGCCAGGTCAAGTTCCAGGGACAAGGCACACCAGTTAGCACT AGCCAATCAACGCTCGAAAGGAAAAAGAAAACGTTGTCGTTCAGCAGAAAGTTCCCATTCATGAAGAGTCGAGAGGACGGCAAATCTGAAGACGGTTCAGACCAAGAAC GTCAAGATGAAACGGTGCTATCGTATGAGACCGTACAACAGTTGACTATAAGTTACACGCGGCCCGTCATTATCCTGGGCCCACTCAAGGACAGAATAAACGACGATCTTATATCTGAGTTCCCTGAGAAATTCGGCAGCTGTGTGCCTC ATACGACCCGCCCTCGACGCGACTACGAGGTGGACGGTCGCGACTACCACTTCGTAGCGAGCCGCGAGCAGATGGAGCGCGACATACAGAACCACTTGTTCATCGAGGCCGGCCAGTACAACGACAACCTGTACGGCACCTCCGTCGCGTCCGTCAGAGAAGTCGCTGAAAAg GGTAAACATTGCATTTTGGATGTAAGCGGCAATGCAATCAAGAGATTACAAGTGGCGCAGTTgtaccctattgccatatttatAAAACCAAAGAGCATAGAGTCTATAAT GGAAATGAATAAACGAATGACTGAAGAACAAGCGAAGAAGACATACGAACGTGCGCTAAAGATGGAACAGGAATTCGCTGAATATTTCACTG CGGTAGTGACGGGCGACACGCCGGAGGAGATCTACGCGAAGGTGAAGGCGGTGATCACGGCGGAGAGCGGGCCCGCCGTGTGGGTGCCGCGTCGCGAGCCGCTGTGA